Proteins encoded in a region of the Lepeophtheirus salmonis chromosome 6, UVic_Lsal_1.4, whole genome shotgun sequence genome:
- the lds gene encoding transcription termination factor 2 codes for MHKFETVASDSDSSVDLIPDTPEPIRSSEKKSTRISSSSSEEENDEDESRSVMSSEAEVEEKEYISNSDQAEEESSSSEVSDEEKFYTARKKGKTSPKVDSIHYRKSRIDSSSSEEEELSVSQEESSDSLSQEEFKHRKSSSFNKKNRKKAHVLESDSENDSNSSNIHNKNNSGDQTFNTKVIKATSTPCQDSRNSNHDKENVDESYLNKSSTSDSSKNNKSSESCSKSSPKFLETEDALSKMMEKKLRVSPSKVSPHSQSPNKNNLTTVNTSGNSKLSKMYLEDSKIQPKIDLNLKSYSKKDIRNSSESKKYNKDRAKSFSTDDKSDDDIQIVSECIIKKSNLSDVQIISEPILNTKYSMKEISELEDKIRKQDLSIENNKRLLKRSMNLPDNGSKLKAFIQKLENSRVDTERELMNAKQNVSQSQSSTTINDHQKVELLRNKLSILRQQFATTKTDDVELGNIIKQKISDTQKELLRCTEMVSNQQRSVTAMGDQNKNEEKSAWQKIRENGLDLMNNVTHSQWAQGPADNQLYGGRMNQARKLEAISVTREAIKKLHDSLEKMPVDTDIEEDPLLLKKSISLFPHQRHALAWLLWRETQHPPGGILADDMGLGKTLTMISLVLKSNELIKLQKKSEEDEEWLGTKEGLIRSKGTLVVCPASLISQWENEVKKKIKSDSLNILVYHGASRGQSARSLSRYDLVITTYHTIMNDMKGALGESSKGKLEEMGAVSENTVGSKHIQVLKVAWERIILDEAHQIRNPKSKTAQAVCRLRGARRWCVTGTPIQNKELDLYSLIRFLRCSPFDEYRVWKTWVENKTSQGQTRMNTLIKSLLLRRTKDQKSSTTGNAIVDLPKKTIIEHSIKLKENEQKVYDKVFSLSQSAMINYMKKYHEEKGDSIDVNDKYSQGRPSSNNNPVDYTYKPPGSSLVSNPKDVKAHHLLVLLLRLRQICCHPVLIQSMLDSEVKSNEGIEDEDGEELDLISRMEEMSIFKKRDTSNHEEEEEEKLLVVSNPVFDKDTPSSKILKLVEALNEIASKENSREKAVIVSQWTSMLNIVESYVNSLGMKSVAINGKVNVKHRGDIVEEFNSDSKNSPRIMLLSLGAGGVGLNLVGGNHLFLLDMHWNPQLEQQACDRIYRVGQTRPVWIHKFLCENTVESKIHLLQQKKLSIADGVLTGAKRSGANKLSFDDLKMLFNVK; via the exons ATGCATAAATTTGAAACTGTGGCAAGTGATTCAGACTCTTCAGTGGATCTCATCCCTGATACACCAGAGCCTATTCGAAGTTCTGAGAAGAAAAGTACACGAATCTCATCGTCTTCGTCAGAAGAGGAGAATGATGAGGATGAGAGTCGTTCCGTG ATGAGTTCTGAAGCGGAAGTGGAAGAGAAGGAATATATATCCAACAGCGATCAAGCAGAAGAGGAATCTTCGAGCTCTGAGGTGTCAGACGAAGAAAAGTTCTACACGGCTCGAAAGAAAGGCAAAACATCCCCCAAAGTGGATTCAATCCACTACAGAAAATCCAGAATTGATTCCTCCTCATCGGAAGAAGAAGAATTGTCTGTGAGCCAAGAGGAAAGTTCCGATTCTTTGTCTCAAGAAGAATTTAAACATCGAAAATCATCttccttcaacaaaaaaaatcggaaaaaagCTCATGTTCTAGAATCAGACTCTGAAAATGATTCAAATTCCAgcaatattcataataaaaacaattctgGAGACCAAACTTTTAATACAAAGGTTATCAAAGCCACAAGCACTCCATGCCAAGACTCAAGGaattctaatcatgataaagaaaatGTAGATGAGTCGTATCTGAACAAATCTTCGACGAGCGATTCATCGAAAAATAATAAGAGTTCTGAATCATGCTCAAAAAGTTCTCCAAAATTTTTAGAAACGGAAGATGCTTTATCGAAAATGATGGAGAAGAAATTACGAGTTTCCCCCTCTAAAGTATCACCTCATTCTCAAAgccctaataaaaataatttgacgaCGGTAAATACATCGGGAAATAGTAAATTGAGTAAAATGTATCTAGAAGATTCGAAAATTCAACCCAAGATTGATTTGAAcctaaaaagttattcaaagaaagATATAAGAAATTCCTCAgaatcaaaaaagtataataaggACCGTGCTAAATCTTTTTCAACGGACGATAAAAGCGACGATGATATTCAAATTGTATCGGAGTGTATCATTAAAAAGTCTAACTTATCTGACGTCCAAATCATTTCTGAGcctattttaaatacaaaatattccaTGAAAGAAATAAGTGAACTAGAGgataaaattagaaaacaagATCTAtccatagaaaataataaacgtCTTCTGAAGAGAAGTATGAATTTGCCAGATAATGGATCCAAATTAAAGGCATTCATTCAGAAATTAGAAAATAGCAGAGTAGACACAGAAAGAGAATTGATGAATGCTAAGCAAAACGTCTCACAATCCCAATCAAGTACAACCATCAATGACCATCAGAAAGTTGAATTACTCCGTAATAAGTTATCAATTTTGAGACAACAATTTGCAACAACTAAAACAGATGATGTGGAActtggaaatataattaaacaaaaaatttctgaCACTCAAAAAGAACTTTTAAGATGTACAGAAATGGTTTCTAATCAGCAAAGATCTGTTACTGCAATGggtgatcaaaataaaaatgaagagaagtCGGCTTGGCAAAAAATCCGTGAAAATGGTTTGGATTTAATGAATAACGTAACTCATAGTCAGTGGGCTCAAGGTCCTGCGGATAATCAACTCTACGGTGGCCGAATGAATCAGGCTAGAAAATTGGAAGCGATAAGTGTGACTAGAGAAGCGATAAAAAAGCTTCATGACTCGTTAGAAAAAATGCCTGTTGATACAGATATAGAAGAAGAtccattacttttaaaaaagtctATTAGTTTATTTCCTCATCAACGTCACGCTTTAGCATGGCTTCTTTGGCGAGAAACACAACATCCTCCTGGGGGTATTTTGGCCGATGACATGGGTTTGGGTAAGACTCTAACCATGATATCTCTTGTACTAAAGAGCAATGAacttattaaattacaaaagaaaagcGAAGAAGATGAAGAATGGCTTGGAACCAAAGAGGGGCTTATTAGATCCAAAGGTACCCTTGTTGTCTGCCCTGCTAGTCTTATATCCCAATGggaaaatgaagttaaaaaaaaaatcaaatcagatAGTTTGAATATTCTAGTGTATCATGGTGCATCCCGAGGTCAATCGGCACGGAGTTTATCCCGATATGACTTGGTTATAACTACTTATCATACAATTATGAATGACATGAAAGGTGCTTTGGGTGAATCATCTAAGGGGAAACTTGAAGAGATGGGAGCTGTGTCTGAAAATACAGTTGGCTCAAAACATATTCAAGTCCTTAAGGTTGCCTGGGAGCGTATTATCTTGGATGAAGCCCATCAAATTCGAAATCCCAAATCAAAAACTGCTCAAGCTGTTTGTAGACTTCGAGGGGCTCGTCGTTGGTGTGTAACAGGAACTCCTATTCAAAATAAGGAATTAGATTTGTACTCACTTATACGATTCCTCCGATGTTCCCCATTTGATGAATACCGTGTATGGAAAACTTGGGTTGAGAACAAAACTTCACAAGGGCAGACCAGGATGAATACATTGATTAAGTCATTATTACTTCGAAGAACAAAAGACCAAAAGTCAAGTACAACAGGGAATGCTATTGTCGATCTACCCAAAAAAACTATAATCGAACATTCCATTAAACTTAAGGAGAATGAACAAAAGGTTTATGACaaagttttttcattatcaCAGAGTGctatgataaattatatgaagaaatatcaTGAAGAAAAAGGAGATTCAATTGATGTGAATGACAAGTATAGCCAAGGGCGTCCATCAAGTAATAATAATCCAGTGGACTATACTTACAAACCACCTGGTTCCTCCTTAGTTTCCAATCCTAAAGATGTTAAAGCTCATCATCTTCTAGTATTGTTACTTCGCCTTAGACAAATTTGCTGCCATCCTGTCTTGATTCAGTCCATGTTAGACAGTGAAGTCAAATCTAATGAAGGGATCGAAGATGAGGACGGAGAGGAACTTGACTTAATTTCTCGTATGGAAGAAATGagcatttttaagaaaagagaTACTTCAAACCATGAGGAGGAAGAGGAAGAGAAACTTTTAGTGGTTTCAAATCCAGTTTTTGATAAGGATACCCCtagttctaaaattttaaagttagtAGAGGCTCTTAATGAAATTGCATCGAAGGAAAATTCAAGGGAGAAGGCGGTGATTGTGAGTCAATGGACATCTATGCTTAATATAGTTGAAAGTTACGTTAATTCACTCGGAATGAAAAGCGTGGCCATCAATGGTAAAGTTAATGTAAAGCACAGAGGGGATATCGTTGAAGAGTTTAATAGTGATTCTAAAAACAGTCCTCGAATTATGCTCCTCTCCTTAGGCGCAGGAGGGGTAGGATTAAACTTGGTTGGAGGGAATCATTTATTCTTGCTAGATATGCACTGGAATCCTCAATTAGAACAACAGGCTTGCGATCGAATATATAGGGTGGGGCAAACAAGACCAGTCTGGATACATAAATTTCTTTGTGAAAATACGGTTGAGTCCAAAATTCatcttttacaacaaaaaaagttgtctATTG
- the Elp1 gene encoding putative elongator complex protein 1 produces the protein MMRNLFLLGESESSLDCCACPSLRILLLPPSSNSDSASEYVSMCMEHGLGWKKLKRLKSELVDGDGSPKTSTPLNPHFEISDSMIGAFVIQDNDLVLVSRGGSIGLLPKGFSETDALQVVTSVPGGISSSAISPDESILALVSQDHGSLFIFETYCWSKPLMKVDLGRGSSPSRDSTTPQSSSLANDKSHISWRSDGQFVAISFCLDQLQTIHVYNREGVFFSRLEHFPGVISGGIAWRPTGCSTIAIPLSLPDKLCVALIEKNGLKRADVQLNIKTNNISTTKIMDIQWNSAGSILSLSLLVDSHEQIICLLMPSNHSWLTKFVRRFNVNIPYQMNWDSFDPLNLSLSSSSSFIDFKFVMRSSFSNCRLKNDNGNLAIIDGSTLNVTPFRKMKVPPPYSAYVIELDDVVRDICFGEDMSLTIITENESLYVFVNIVSEKDCVDVNRSNGIKSGCVSKDFINDVNYTLFLKENWNIGINYNNLTWIGHGNYLVSNSSCLYVITDYKKVTKKLILEDVIFNIIFFQGVTLVQLVNGLLFSYQDSSVVPWIKCNKFPEYCPIIELMDDQILLGLSETNRLYANSHEIASNVNSFILISDFLLITTNTHRLKILKVDNLFIKDSEYVRSLERGSRIVIAFESTLVLQMPRGNIEVISPKPLLIHSIKRLLDSNEYNKVYSLIRKHRINSNILVDHNYDNFIKNLSNIIEQFSDSGLCSLISELLEEDVTQTLYKYSYSVRDDKMIENKVDSVCAQILKATQHNTEKFYLPLMNCYIMFSSKRLDSALKLICKLRANGNCKIAEECLTHLCLYVDSNELFNVALGSYNLEFALYIASKVTSKDPKEYVQFLNNLKNIQPISLRHYTIDKHLKDFKGALSHASQKDFPISEEYVSDLVNMVASQRLYSYAMKILSTKNELFIPISEEYGNYLFAKRYYEDAALLFELSGNKEKSLNSWKRCGKWRNVLCHDLENSEQTCLSFIEELSTEKKHIEVAEIYLSYLKHPEEAISAYLQGGHWQEAYELIVRLKRNDLLEINFLPTLVAKSSEYLEFIHEIMNTFTSKFNRFETIIQVRSSEKNVTTESNDLDEDAFSEGSRVQSTICSTSQSLTTVKTLESLKSKSTKARRKIKKKLFSSKKGSEFEDIGLVIELHSLISNVYSYRSEIHELLSALVRMHQLPLACKIQKEFKNLIELVGSSVDKIWLKKPLEFSSFETSKKNGSTTSFFKSYIPPYHILDNNLRFPPENSNILWEIQLLNNT, from the exons ATGATGAGGAATCTCTTCCTTCTTGGCGAGTCCGAGAGCTCATTGGACTGCTGCGCCTGCCCTTCACTCCGTATTTTACTTTTACCGCCCTCCTCCAACTCTGACTCAGCCTCTGAGTATGTCTCTATGTGCATGGAGCACGGCCTGGGATGGAAGAAGCTCAAGAGACTCAAGAGTGAGTTAGTGGATGGGGATGGGAGCCCCAAGACGTCCACGCCTCTCAACCCTCACTTTGAGATCAGTGACTCAATGATTGGGGCCTTTGTTATTCAAGATAATGATTTGGTCCTTGTATCCCGTGGAGGTTCAATAGGATTGCTCCCCAAAGGTTTTTCCGAGACAGATGCTCTGCAAGTGGTGACTTCTGTTCCTGGTGGGATTTCATCCTCTGCTATTTCACCTGACGAGTCCATCTTAGCTCTTGTATCTCAAGACCACGGATCTCTCTTTATTTTTGAGACCTATTGTTGGAGCAAGCCTTTAATGAAGGTGGATCTTGGAAGGGGAAGTTCTCCATCCCGTGACTCTACTACCCCTCAGAGTTCATCTCTAGCTAATGACAAAAGTCATATTTCTTGGCGGAGCGACGGTCAATTTGTAGCAATATCATTTTGCCTTGATCAGTTACAAACTATCCACGTATATAATCGAGAAGGTGTTTTTTTCTCTAGATTGGAACATTTCCCTGGTGTTATAAGTGGCGGGATAGCTTGGAGACCTACGGGATGTTCAACTATTGCAATCCCTCTCAGTTTGCCTGATAAACTCTGTGTCgctcttattgaaaaaaatggattaaaacgTGCAGACGTTCAATTGAATATTAAGACTAATAACATATCAACCACTAAGATAATGGATATTCAATGGAATTCTGCAGGGTCGATCTTGTCTTTAAGTCTTCTTGTTGATTCCCATGAGCAAATAATTTGTCTTCTTATGCCTTCCAATCATAGTTGGTTGACTAAATTTGTGCGAAGATTCAATGTTAATATCCCATATCAAATGAATTGGGATAGCTTTGATCCACTTAACTTATCTCTATCTTCATCTTCAAGTTTTATAGATTTCAAATTTGTGATGAGATCTTCCTTCAGTAACTGTAGACTTAAAAATGATAATGGTAACCTTGCCATTATTGATGGATCGACACTTAATGTGACGCCATTTAGAAAGATGAAAGTCCCACCTCCATACTCTGCTTATGTGATAGAACTAGATGATGTCGTGAGAGATATTTGTTTCGGTGAAGATATGTCATTAACGATTATTACTGAAAATGAATCTTTGTAcgtatttgtaaatattgtgAGTGAAAAGGACTGTGTAGATGTTAATAGATCTAATGGAATAAAGTCTGGCTGTGTGagtaaagattttattaatgatgtaaattaCACATTGTTCTTGAAAGAAAATTGGAATataggaataaattataataatcttacTTGGATCGGACACGGTAACTATTTGGTGTCTAATAGTTCATGCCTGTATGTTATCActgattataaaaaagttacaaaaaagttGATACTAGAAGATGTaattttcaacattattttcttccaaGGAGTTACTCTAGTACAACTAGTAAATGGACTCTTATTTTCTTACCAAGATTCAAGTGTGGTTCCATGGATTAAGTGTAATAAATTTCCAGAGTATTGTCCCATCATAGAACTAATGGATGATCAAATTCTCTTGGGACTCTCTGAAACTAATCGACTGTATGCGAATAGTCATGAAATAGCTTCAAATGTCAATTCCTTTATCCTAATTTCTGACTTTCTTCTCATTACGACTAATACTCATCGTTTGAAGATacttaaagttgataatttatttattaaagactCGGAATATGTACGCAGTCTTGAGCGAGGCTCTCGTATAGTAATTGCATTTGAATCCACTTTAGTACTGCAGATGCCACGTGGGAATATAGAAGTTATATCTCCTAAGCCTCTCCTTATTCATTCTATTAAGAGGCTCTTGGATAGCAATGAATACAATAAAGTATATTCCCTTATACGTAAACATCGaattaattcaaacattttAGTGGATCATAATTATGACAACTTCATCAAAaacttatcaaatattattgaacaatttaGTGACAGTGGTCTATGTTCACTCATTTCAGAATTACTCGAGGAAGATGTAACACAgaccttatataaatattcttattctgTGAGAGACGACAAAATGATCGAAAATAAAGTAGATAGTGTTTGTGCTCAAATATTAAAGGCTACTCAACATAATACTGAAAAGTTTTATCTTCCTTTAATGAACTGCTATATTATGTTTTCTTCAAAACGTTTAGACTCTGCTCTGAAACTTATATGCAAATTAAGAG caAATGGGAATTGTAAAATTGCAGAGGAATGCTTGACTCACTTGTGTTTGTATGTTGATTCTAACGAACTCTTCAATGTAGCGCTGGGTTCTTATAATCTAGAGTTTGCTCTTTATATTGCATCAAAAGTGACTTCCAAGGACCCCAAAGAATATGTCCAATTTCttaataatcttaaaaatattcaaccaATATCTTTACGTCATTATACTATTGATAAACATTTGAAGGATTTTAAAGGTGCCTTATCTCATGCCTCCCAAAAGGACTTTCCTATTTCTGAGGAATATGTATCTGATTTGGTGAATATGGTGGCATCTCAGAGACTCTACTCGTACGCAATGAAAATTCTTTCAACAAAGAATGAGCTTTTTATTCCTATAAGTGAAGAATACGGAAATTACTTATTTGCTAAGAGATATTATGAAGATGCAGCACTTTTGTTCGAATTAAGTGGCAATAAAGAAAAGAGTTTAAATTCATGGAAGCGCTGTGGCAAATGGAGAAATGTTTTGTGCCATGACTTGGAAAATTCGGAACAAACTTGCCTCAGTTTTATAGAAGAACTTTCTACAGAAAAGAAACACATTGAAGTAgctgaaatttatttatcatatttaaaacatcCGGAAGAAGCAATATCTGCATATTTACAAGGGGGGCATTGGCAAGAGGCCTACGAGTTGATAGTCCGACTAAAGCGGAATGACTTGctag aaataaatttcctACCGACGTTAGTAGCCAAGTCCTCTGAATATTTAGAGTTTATTCATGAAATTATGAATACCTTTACATCAAAATTCAATCGATTTGAAACCATTATTCAGGTTCGTTCAtcagaaaaaaatgtaactacAGAGTCTAATGATTTAGATGAAGACGCATTTTCTGAGGGAAGTAGAGTTCAGAGTACAATTTGTTCAACATCGCAATCCTTGACTACAGTCAAAACGCTCGAATCTCTTAAGTCTAAATCCACCAAAGCacgtagaaaaataaaaaagaagctaTTTTCAAGTAAGAAGGGTTCTGAATTTGAAGATATTGGCTTGGTTATAGAATTGCATTCTCTCATATCAAATGTGTATTCTTATAGAA GTGAAATACATGAGTTGCTTAGTGCACTAGTAAGAATGCACCAACTTCCGTTGGCttgtaaaattcaaaaggaGTTTAAGAATCTTATAGAGCTTGTTGGGAGTTCAGTTGATAAGATATGGCTTAAAAAACCACTTGAGTTTAGTTCGTTCGAGACATCTAAAAAGAATGGATCCactacaagtttttttaaatcctatattCCCCCATATCACATATTAGATAATAACTTACGCTTCCCACCCGAAAACTCAAATATATTGTGGGAAATACAACTGTTAAACAACACTTAA